In the Orcinus orca chromosome 19, mOrcOrc1.1, whole genome shotgun sequence genome, GGCAGGGATGTGCGTGAGCATGAGTAAACGAGTGTGCACGTGTATGTGAGCAAGGTccgtttgtgcgtgtgtgtgacaCAGTGCCTCCTCGGAGCTGCCGGGGAGGAAGGACAGTGCAGTTTATTCAGCCACCCCACAGGCAGCCCAAGGCTCCAAGGCTCTCCCGGCTTGCCTGTGTGCGCACGCACATGTGCCCGTGTGTGCCCGTGTGTGCGAGAGTCGGAGAGCCCCTTTCTTGTGCAGGCAAAGCCTGGCTTCCACGTGTGAGCCGGCCCAAGGGAGGCCTGAGGGCAGCCTCTCTGCAGTGTTTGAAACTTTTCGACAGGCGTCCACGTAGGTCTTATTTGtacattaaataaacaaaaggtCTTGAGCCGTCCAAACCCGTTTGGGGCCTCAACTCCAAGTGGCAGGAGAGAACCTGATGGGGCCCTGTGGCCACCTCTCGGGGCCCTCGGCTCTGGTCGGGGGTGAGACCCTGCAGGCCACCTATCTCTGAGAAGTACAGGGTGGGTCCAGCCCATCAGGTTTTGCGTTCTTTCTGCTTTTTAGGGCAGAACAGCTGCATCCCCCGATTGACCCCTTTGCCACTGAGAGCCTGGACGCCTCCACCTTGGCGCAGCACCTCATCTGTGCGTGCTGGTGTGGCAAGCATTTCCCCATCCTTAATCTCCAGGCAAGGCTCAGAACCCCCTCATCCTAGGCCCACAGAGCTGCTTCCAGCTGGACCCTTTGTTGCCCAGAGGACACTGCCATATGTATCTGAAAAACCCCATGACTGGCCTCAGCCCCCATGCTCTGCCATTGGCTTGTGACCACAGGCACCCGACCCCCAGCCTGTCCTGCCCTCCCTATGCCCCTTCTTGACTCTCCTTTATGTTTCCAAATGGGTCTACCCGGTGGGCATCTCCCACCTGGTGAGTTGGGGGCACGTCTCTGCTGCCCCAGAGAAGCCTGGGAGGTTGGGGAGGGTACTGGGAAGCCTCCCTCACCCTGGGCCTCAGGAAGGCTGTGCCAGGACAAGGGGTGGCCCCTGGGACGGTCAGGTGGTTACCGTGGAGACATCAGAGGGAATCAGATGGCCCAGCTCCTCCTCTGGCCAAGGCCAAGACAGTCCCGAGCGTCCTACGAAGGAGGACCTCCAGGCAGACAAGGCTCTGAAGTACTCAGCTGGGCTTTCCTTGGGGGGCCGGTCCGGGTCCCCTCCTGCTCCCTGAACCCCCTCTCCCGGCAGCGCTGCGCTGAGCCCTCGTGGTGGTCCTGCCCCCGAGCCTCGTCCTTGTCGTGTGCGGTCGGATCCGTGGCCTCCTCGGCTCCCCGGCCCAGAGCTTCCCCCGGCTGCTCTTCATGGGCTGCCGCTTCTTGTTGGGGGGGTGAGTCTGGGGGCTGTGAGGGCCGCAGCTCCTAGCAGTGGGGTGCTGCCTCTCCTGCTGCCCCATCCCCTGCGCCCCCAACCCCGCTGCTCTGAGCCTGGGGGCCCACCCTGGCCGTTGAGCTGCAGCAGGCAGGGACGCCCTGGGTGGCTCTGGGGCCTCTGTAGGGGCAGAGATTCTGATCGTGAACCCAGAGCCAGGGACGGGGCTGGGGAGCCCCAGGGTTGAGCTTCCAGGCGCAGGAGGAACGAGGATCTCTGAGGGGTCCCAGGAACTGCCCCACTGGACCTGCACTGGGGTGGCGGACCAACCCGCACCTGTTCCCTGTCCTTCCCAGATCACCCTGGTGCGGGGGCAATGCAGGCAGGGGGGTTGGCATCTGCCAGACAGGGTGAGACGGGACCTTGGAGTCCTTGGCAGTGACCCCAAGCCAGGCCCAGACTGCAGCTAGTAACAGTGCATGAGCTGGCGTACATCTAGCCCACAGGCTCTGGGCCGAGCCCTCCCTCAGGGACACAGCGTTGCAGGCACTCGGGTTGCATCTTCTGCTGAGATGTCCGAGGATTCCCCGAGCTCAGCAGGAAGCTCGTCCTGGAGTCCTCTTCACTGCCTTTCTGTGCTGTCtgccccagccagccagccacccGCTGTCCCCAGCTGCCCACGGCTGGCTGTCACTGACCGTGGGTTGGAGGCTCCTCAGGGTCAGTCCTCAGTGACCCCTTCCATCCAGGGCCAGCCCTGAGCTGAGTCTGGTGTCCTGGGCCAGCTCCACTGTCAGGGCTGTGGCACGAGGACCAGAACACACCAGCCTGGGGCTCCCTCCTGGGCAGGCCTGCGTCCTCCCCAGGGGCTGCTGGGCCCTTTGGGAGGCCTTGGTCAGGAGGGAGTAGGTGCCAGTTGCCAGGGGGACCAGCAGCCTGGGTGTTTGGTGTAGAGAATGAGAGCAGGAGCAATTTGTATTGAATTGGTATTGTGCTTGGAACCAAGGCACTGGccagtgggtggagggagggtctGCAGGCAGCTGCTAGGCGGCGCTCCGCTGGCTCCGAGGGCGGGCCGGCAGTGGGCCTGGTTCCAAGAACACCCTGTCTGCTCCACTGCTCAGAGGCCAGACTGGCTGCACCTCTGCTTTCCTTGCATGGCGGGTACCCGGTGGAAATGGATCATCTGACATCACCGTCAGGAGCCCGGGTGGCCCGGGTGAGGCCAGTGCTGGCAGATGCACCAGCTCTGGGGGCTCTGAGACAGGAATGTCACACCAAGGGGACCTGTGTGAGGCTAGATCACCCCAGCCCtccccatcaccatcatcactgcAAGAAAAGGGAGGGACACGGAGAGCTCCAGCATGACACTGGCTGGGTCCTGAGCTAGGGGGTTGGGGACGGACAGGGCCTGGGGTGATGAGTTCCACAGCCATCACCCCAGGCTCTGTCCCTTCTCTGGATCCCAGTGAGATCCAGACCTGGCCCCGAAGGTCAGATCTGGTCAGCCTCTTGCTGTGGCTGGGCAGTGTCCCGAGGGAGCACTGTACATTCCCTACAGCGGGCACCGAGGGCAGGCCCTGACGTCAACCTGCAGCTGTGGGACAGGGGCTGACTCTCTGGGCTGGTCCCTCTGAGCCTGGGTGGACAGGCAGGTGCCCAGTGCCCAGCTCGTTGCTTGCCCCTGGCCCTCCAGGGTCACCAGGCACTATGTGCAAAGCCAGTCTTCTTCCTTTGACTGTGCAGAGATGCAGGGTCGGAGGAGGAGGGCATCCTCGTCTGGTGAAGGACAGGGGTTATAACAGGAGTTATAAGAGGGGGCTGAAACTCagacctggggaggggagagggcctcTGGAAAGAGGTACACTGAGCTAGGGccaggaggggaggctggggcccagtaaagtggggagggggagctgtGAGGAACAGGGGACGGAAGTGCAGGTCAGGGGCCTGGCTCAGGATGTCTGATCAGAGCTCCAgagctccccccacccttcccggCTGCCAGTACAGGTCACTGgccatgtacgtgtgtgtgtgtgtgtgtgtgttgagaactGCAGGGGGTATGGGAGGGTGCTGTATATGTGGAAGCAGTTATGTGAGTAGGGACCATGTATTGGGGGTGTAGGCTGTGCTGTTTGCAAGGCGGTTTTGTGGAGTGAGGCCCTGAGGTTTGAGGACTGAATTGGAGCCTCCGTTTTCCCCAAAGGCCAGTGGCAGAAGCTTCCGAGGCTGTGTCTGTGCACCCACCTTGGCCAGGGGCCCAGGCAGGGCAGGCGCCCCCAGCAGGCAGACGCGCTGAGTGGTCactgcaccccctcccccaggcgcCCTGACCCTGGCAGGGGTCAGCACCTACATCAGCTACTCACACCTGGCCTTTGCTGACACGGCCCGCCGGGACGGCCCCCGACATGTGCAGGACATCTGCATCAGCTTTGGCTGGTCTGTGGCCCTGGCCTGGGGCTCCTGCCCCTCAGAGGCACCCAGCGGCATCCTCCTGGTCACAGAGGCTCGAGCCCTCAGCCTGAGCCGGCAGCCGGGCGCCCCCCACTCTGTGGGCATCTGAGTCCCAGGCAGGCAGGTCATGGCAGAGGGGCTCGGTTTCCCTATGCATCTCCTGAGAGTGGGTGGTCAGAGCCCGGCCCTGAGAGGCCCCGGGAAGGAGGCTGGGAGCTCAGTTCTGAAGGCCTGGCTGGAGTCCTGGCTGGGAGGGGTGGCCTTGGGGTGAGCAGAGGGCTGAGAGCAGAGCTGAGAATCCAGACTTCTTTGGCTTGATGTCTGGGGGGCTCCTCTGCTCTGTTGTTTCTTTAGGGCCTAAGTGGTTTAGCCTCCTCTTAGAGGTGAGAACGTTGAGTCCCAGAAAGAAGCAGCAGCGAAGGGCTGAGGGCCGGCCTGTGGTGGTCGCGTGAGGGTGCTGCAGGCTCCTGGGTGGTCAGCGGGCCTCCTGGCCTCTTGAGGCCATGGCCTGCGCTCGCCGCTCCCTATCAGTCCTGGTGTGCCACAGCTGCCCCCATTCCTAGGTACCTGAGTCAGGCGGAAAAGCTACCCCAGTCCTCAGGAGGGGGCAGTTCGAGAGAGAAGCAGGTATCCGGCAGACACCCCCTGTGCCAGGCGCCGTGCTGAGCGCTGCCCGCTCGTCCACTCTGCTCGTCCAGTCTCCCAGTCACCCTTCACAGCAGTTACCATTCACCCATTTTATGGAAGGAAGACTTAGGCCCAGATCACCCCAGAGCAGATGGCAGAGCCCGTGCCCATGCAGGCCTCTATTCTGtcctctccccgcccctccccagggcAGGCGTTGCTGGGGAGGGGACTGAGGACTGGGGGGACCCCTCGGATGTGCAGGTGCAGGGGGAGCTGAAGGGGCTGGACATGCCTTTGTTCCCCCTGTTTTCAGGCCTTTGTCCCCGTCCTGGTGCTGCTGCTCCTGAGGGGCCGGCGCTCCAGGACCCGATCCTGGTCTGCAGCTCCCTGGGGAATGTCTGTGATTGCCAGGGCCGTGTGGGCCCCTGAACAAGCAGGTGTGCAAGTCCTATGGGGCGGGGGAGCCATGccagggtggagagggaggggctgggcgggggccacccagggtggcagaggccagagcctggagTTCTGACTGCAGGCTCCTTGAATGGAGGCGCACCCAGGCCTGGTGCTCCTCTGAGGCCAGACAGACAGGAAGGTGGTCGGCCCGCCCACGCCGGTCATCATGGTCTAGGGAGGCTGAGGCTCCTCTCCTCCCATGCTGGGCAGTACCTGAAGCCCTCCTTGGCCTTTGTTTCAGGTTCAGGGCCCTCCTGAGTCTGGGGTGTGTGCTGGGGCGTccatggcggcctctcttgtgcctcggtcttccccacccccccacccccccgtctCCCTTTATTGCTTGGGAAGTTACAGGAAGCTCTGGGGGCATCAAGGGAGTCCCACTGAGGGACAAAGAGCTTGGGGGTTAAGTGGGGGCCTCCCTTCCTACTGGTGTTTTAAGCATTTAACATTGTGCCAATTTGTCCTTAAAGAAATCAGCTCGTTCTGTGTGCAGTTAAACCTTTACTCTCTTAAAACTTTTTAGAATAGACAATACATGCCCATGGCTTACAAACAGTGCAGGGAAACCCTGTTACCAGCTGTGTGTGGCTCTTACCTGACCTCTCCCTCCTCTCACACAGGGCTTCTCGTGTGGGTTTGCTGGGGGTCGGGGTGTGGGAGAGTTTAACCCTGGGCCTCTCTGACTGCAGACAGGCTGGGGCTCCAGGCATGGACACTGGAACAGACACACATGGATGGCCCTGGGATCCTGGAACTCCCTgagggagggtggagagaaggggCACTTGCCCCTCCCCTGCTTCTAGAACAGACCTGTCCATGACTCAGTGAGGCCAGCCCAGGCAAGCCTCAGTCTCTGGCTGCCCAAAGTCCACAGTGGGTGTTTCACGTTCACTCTAGCTCCTAgcccaggtctttttttttttttaattaattaattattgtctgtgttgggtcttcgttgccacgcgcaggctttctctagttgtggcgagcgggagctactcttcgttgtggtgcgcgggcttctcattgcggtggcttcttttgttgtggagcacgggctctaggcgtgcgggcttcagtagttgtggctcgctggctctagagcgcaggctcagtagttgtggcgcacaggcttagttgctccgcagcatgtgggatcttcccggacgagggctcgaacccgtgttccctgcattggcaggaagggTCTTGACTGCAGCTTCCTGAGTAGCTCCAAGAACTCCCACAACTGCTCAGCTAAGCCTCTCCCTAATTCCTGgaccacagaaactatgagaagTAATGAAGGATTCTTGCTGTTCGGGGGTAGTCTGTTACCAAGCAATGGATAACGACTACAGTACAGATTTtgcagggcagggtgggagacACTGAAGAGGTTTAGAGTTGCTGgctttcttctgtctctgtaTTATTGTCACCCCTCAAGCACAGGAGAGTGGTTCTGGGGCCTTGGGGAAGCCCAGGAGCTGCATCTCCCAGAGTATACATAGATCTAGATTCTTctaagggaaggaggcagggacttccctggtagtccagtggttaagactctgcacttccactgcagggggcctgggttcgatccctggtcagggaacgaagatcccacgtgccatgcagtgtggcaaaacgatataaataaataaataaataattttttttaaatgagggagGCAAAGAAGGAGAGTCCTCAGCTTCAGCCTCTTTGGCCCGCCAGATGCCTTCTCTCCTCGTGTCACTCACATTCACCATCATGCCTCCAGCCCGGGCCCTCTCCTGAGCACCGTGCCTATGCTTCCGACCACTTCTAACTACTTGTGCACCAGGGCTAAAACGACACTCTCAAACTGAAGTCATCCTCTACCCTCACAAAGCTAGTCCTCCTCCTATGATTCCTACTAAGGGCTTTCTACAGCACTGATGTGATGGCCTGTTgcccctatttaaaaaaatacgtacacacattcacagattcatatatatacatacgtatgtatatatCCAGAAAGAAATACgcaaaaatgttaacagtggttattcTTAGgtggtttttaaatatatattttgtccagGTTTTCTTGTTAACTTCAGCAGGAGGGtggtcttaaccactgagtcTGCCTAAATTAAATTACCCCAGGAGTTGCTAGAAAGGAGATCCTGTCCCAAATTATGTGCAGCAATGACATATTATTTCATAAGcactaaaattttattgtttaaaaaggtaaatacagATGAGATGACTGCGAGGTAAAGTCCCAGCCTCCTACTGGGCCACCCAATACCAGTGTCCATTTCTGTGTCCTCTCACACTTCCTCCTGCAAGTCCCCAAGATGCTCTCATGAGCCATGTGGCTGCCCCCTGGACTGTGCTGGGAGAGCCAGCATGGGGTCCCACCTGTCCCTGCATGCTTGGGCCCCTGTCCCGGACACAGGGGCACGCGAGGTTTGCTGGATGAACAGGTGGAAGGCCTCACCCCATGTGTCATGGAGGTGAAGGGGTCCAAGGAGACCAGTGGATGACAGGGGTGTTGTTTTActgcctctcctcccacccactcCCTGGGGACACCTCCACTCCCcgcctccctccatcccacccaggGCACAGGGTCTGTCACCCCATCCTCAGGGCCCTCAGCACGAACGCCCACTTTCCCAGCGCCAGCTTGGTGTCCTCTGCAGAGACATCGTCGTGCCACACGGCTCGCACTGACCGCTCAGTCCAGGGGACAGCAGCACACGCACCGCGTGGCCAGTCTGGGCCACCTCGTCAGCGCTCATGGTCTGCAGGCGCTGGCACAGCTCCTCGGGCAGCAGCCCATCCACCCTCACCATCACCATGTTCGTCTCTACGGTGGTGAGATCCATGGAGCAGACAGGGGATGCCAGTTCCTGAGCCCAGGTCCTGTGGTAAGTGGAGCCCAACCCCAGTACCCCACCACTTCCCTACCACTCCAGCCGTGTCACCCCAGGAAAGGCAGAGGACAGCCCAACTGTagtgggaggaaaagagggagtcTTATTCCTAACATGGGCAGGCTTGGCTCTGCTACTTTTCAGCtccgtgaccttggacaaatccgTTAACCTCTTGGGGTctaggtttcctcatctgtaaagtggggacatcttggggttgttgtgaggactcaACCCAAGTTAAAGGCTACATTCTGCTGGATCCTGTAGAAAATTACTAACACGCATTGGGTGCCTACTGGTCTAGGACCTGCATGGGTTGTGGCCTGGTAAAGCATAGACCACCTGGATCCCACCCCTGCTGGTTCAGCGGCTAACCTTCACCTTCTAGAGTTGGAAGGATGCACACCTGCTGGGGGTTTGGGCCCAGCTACAGGGGACCCCCAAGGCACACCCCTGGGGCCAAAGGGAAGTGGGGGGTGTCCAGGCACCTCTGGCAAACCTCTGGGCGTTCTGGTGGTCCTTCAGCAGCACCTCCTCAGCATCAGTCAGTCCCACCAGGGCAGCTACGGCCAGCACCCCCGCCTGGCGCATCCCCCCACCCAGGGCTTTCCGGAGGCGCCAGGCTTCTTCAGTGAAGCCCTTGGGTCCCCCAACCAGGGCCCCCACTGTTGCACCGAGGCcctgggggaagagaggagagtcctgcctgcctgcccatGGGTGTGCATCTCTGTCTTCGGGAGGGGGCAAAAGGGACAGGGATGGGCGACACTGTGGCCTCATCGGGGAGGGGGTTAGAGGGGCCCAGCGTGAGCGGCTGTCAACATAGGAGCTCGGGGACCCAACTCGGCCTCTTGCTGTGGGCATCTCTACCCTCCTGTGTCGGGGGCGGCCCAGCGGCTTCCCTACCttggagaaacagagagacacagaATCACAGCGCTCCACGATGCGGGCAGGGGGCATGCACAGAGCCACCGCGGCGTTCATCAACCGGGCCCCATCCAGGTGAACCTGGACCCCATAGCTCCGGGCCAGCAGGTGCACCTGGGGGTGAGAGGCAGGAGGGGTCAGAgggccaggctggggggaggggcagagggaggatggGTCTCCAGAAGATCACTGGAGGGTCACTGGGCTTGTGTCCTTGAGGAAGCAGGAGGGCTTTGAGTCAGGAGAGCTGGCTGGTGACAAGCTTGGCCATCTGGCACCCGAGCAGTCACTCTGGGCCTGGGCCTGAGGCTGTCCTCTGTGAAAGGGGGTCAAGGATaagggtgttttttttctttttttcttttctttttttttttttttttggtggtacgcgggcctctcactgcgtggcccctcccgttgtggagcacaggctccggacgcgcaagcccagcggccatggctcacgggcccagccgctctgtggcatgtgggatcctcccggaccggggcatgaacccgcatcccctgcaccggcaggtggactctcaaccactgcgccaccagggaagcccgaggataaGGGTTTTATCTCCTGTTTATGGTGGGCTCACTGTGGGCCAAGCAATGAATGCCTCATCTTACTGAAGCCTCGCCGCAGCCCTATTGGAAGGATGCCCTCAGTCCCCTTTCCCAGATGAGGAATAGGTCTGGAGGGTTAGTTAGCGCTCAAGTTCTCGCAGGGGAGAGCGGCAGAGCCCAGCCCTTGCACGCTGGCTCTAAGACCAGACCAAGGTGGTGCCGCTTGGGGACTCGCCTCCCTGAGGACTGGGTCTCTGCTCTTTGGAGAAAAGCTTGGGCACTGGGGCAATAATTCCCTTTGCATCTGCGCCTAGAACCGCACCCATGTCTCCCACAGAAGTTCTGGTCACTGATGGGCACCCAGGCATGTATCAGAGGGGACTAAACCCCAGGAGAGGGGCCTGAGGGACAGAAAGCCGGCAGCTGGCTAGTGGTGGGGGCACAGTGGTGGGGCCAGGCCTGGCTGGCATAGGCACTCGATGGGGAGCACCCGGCCCCCTGAGCTGCTGTGGGCGTCCTCCAGGCAAATGAGCTCACAGACCGGGTGGGAGCGGCTCCCAAGGCTCCGTGCAACCAGCCCCTCCAGCTCAGCCAGGTCCAGGGTGCCATGGGGCAGgtctgggagggggtgggagtgcGCCCCAGCGATCTGCAGGTGTGGGCGTGCAAATGATGAGGTCCAGGGGTCCAGCAGCACCTCCTACCCCTGTCCTGTCTGCTCCTCCCCAGCTCTGGGCCGTGAAGCCTTCCCCCTGTGCTGTGGACGTGGGCATAGACATCCCAGCTAAGGGTGGGGGAGGACTGAAGGCACCATGTTTGCTTGGGAGGCTGCGGTCCCTCCTCCCTAAGCGCCCAGTGCTCTGGGTTCCCACTAGGGGGCAGCAGGGTTACAAGCACAGCCAGCAAACCGACTGGCCTGAGCCGAGCCCGCCCCTGTGTGGTCAATCTGGGAATGGCTCTCCTTACTGCCTTCCCTGGAGAGGCCACCATTTCTCCCTCTGCAGGTCCCAACTTGGTGCCTGGGAGGCATGTTCTCACCCCACGTGCTGAGCATCCTGTGCTGGCCCCAGGCGAGCGGTGCTGGGCCCTTACCTGAGCCACCCCGCCCTGCTCCTGGACGTGGAGGTGGCACTCCTGCCCAAGGAGGAGCGGGGAGCCCCGGCGCTGGCAGTCATACATCACTAAGGTagatggggtgggggacagcGTTGACACCGAGTCCCATGGGGCCCATCTGTCCCCAGCCAGCTCAGCCGGACTGACCCCCAAGGCCACAGCTAGCTCCCAAGTGCCTTATGCCAATTAGGAAAGAGCGCCCCTTCAAGACACCTTCCTGCCAGGTGCTGGAAAACCATCCCACTAAGTCCACAAGTCTAAGACGGTGACCCTGTGGATCATTGGGCGCTGCACACCCTACACCCCTGTGCCCTGCAGCCCACCTGCAGGGTATCTCCTGCGTGGGGAAGCCAGCCATGATGCTGCTGTTTGGGGAATAAGCAGCCCAGGGCATGGGCACCAGTCAGGCCCTAGCAGGAAACAGAGGGCACTCGCACCCTGGGAATCCGGAGTATTTGATAAAGGGGCAATTTACAAAGGTGTGGCAGCATGCTGGGAAGTCACGAAGTTCAGTGCAGGACCCCCAGGCAGGAAGGGGTGAGAGGAGGGTGTGGTTACAGGTTCCAGATGGCTCGGAGCCCCACTGACGTTGTCACAGCCCCCAGCACAAAAGGGAGAAGCATGGAGGGAGGGCCTGGAGGGCAAATGGAAG is a window encoding:
- the LOC101288592 gene encoding uncharacterized protein LOC101288592, with amino-acid sequence MCSHQDHRLQLADQGWRPAWLLTTALGKMPSSGQRAHGVGKERNLKSAIVDGLPPPRPHPFPPQSFRPRLRSCSGWSRPCSCPQTPWPTSSLVHLLARSYGVQVHLDGARLMNAAVALCMPPARIVERCDSVSLCFSKVGKPLGRPRHRRVEMPTARGRVGSPSSYVDSRSRWAPLTPSPMRPQCRPSLSLLPPPEDRDAHPWAGRQDSPLFPQGLGATVGALVGGPKGFTEEAWRLRKALGGGMRQAGVLAVAALVGLTDAEEVLLKDHQNAQRFARGAWTPPTSLWPQGCALGVPCSWAQTPSRCASFQL